The DNA window CCTGCCGTACCCGGCGACGACGCATCAGGTCCGCCAACCGCGCTATCGCCAGCACGTACACCAGCCACCAGGTCGCGGCCATCGCCACGACGATCCCGCCCAGGAGGGCGGTCTGGGCGGTCGCCTCGGGGCCGGGCGTGACGAACTGCGGCAACAGGGTGACGAAGAACGCGAGCGCCTTGGGGTTGAGCGCGTTGTTCATCACCCCCTGCCAGAACGGTGCCCCGCCCCGCTGGTCCGGTTCCGTGCGCTCCGCGGCGGGAGCCGGCGCGCGGTGGGCGCGCCACACTCCCACGAGCGCGCTCACCCCCAGGTAGCTCAGGTAGCAGGCTCCGGCCACGCGCAGCACGAGCAGAGCGGTCCCGCTGGAGGCGATGAGCACTGTCAGTCCGGCCACGGCGAGTGTCGCGTATCCCGCGAGCGCCGTCGTCGTACCGGCGGCCGTCGCCAGGCCGGCGGCCTTCCCCCGGGCGAGCGTGTTGCGAGTGACGAGGACGAAGTCGGGTCCCGGGATGACGAGGACCAGAGCCAGGGTGGTGACGAACAGGTACAGGTGCTCCGGCACGGGCATAGGTCCCCTCACACGAATACGTACGGATACTCCACAACGACACGCAGGCTTGGCCCGGCCATCAAACGGCTCATGCACTATAATTATGTATTTAAAACGACAAAAAAAGCAAATCACCGAATGAAATTTTTCAAACCATGGAAAATACGCAATTAGATTCGAAAGATTTGGAAATCCTGCGGGTGCTGCAGAACGATGCACGGATGACCAACCGGGATCTCGCCGCGGCGGTGGGGATCGCACCCTCCACATGCCTGGACCGGGTCGCACGGCTACGCGACGCGGGAGTGATCACGGGACACGCGCTCCGCGTCTCTCCCCAGGCACTGGGGCGTCCGATCCAGGCCTTCCTCTCGCTGGAGGTCCAGCACAGCAGTGAATCGATGGTGTCGCTGGTGGAGCACATCCGCGCGCAACCGGAGACGCGGGCCCTGTACCACCTGGCCGGACCGGACGACTTCCTCGTCCTGGTCGCCGCGGCGGACGTCGCCGACCTGCAGCGCCTCGTGGTCGAGGAGTTCACGTCCCTGACCGAGGTCACTCAGGTACGGACGATGCTGGTCTTCCAGGAGTGGGACGCGGGACCGCTCCTCCCTCCCCAGCGCTGAGTATCGCCCTCACTCCGAAGTGAGACGCACCTGTCGTCGGGTAAGGAAGAACTGCCTTGTGCGGTGCCACGAGGCATGTGAAGGATATGGACCGTGCGTAACCACACGAAGATCCGGTCCCCCCACAACGGCAGCCGACGCGTCGTTCGCATGTGAGTATGGCCTCCGCAGGCTCCGGGACCCAGTGTTCCCATGGCCGTCCGACAGCTCCCCCCACTGCGGGGACACAGCACGGAACCAGTGCCCCCGACCCGTACCGGTGGCTCGAGGAGCCCGACTCCGTGGCAACCCGGGAGTGGCTGCGTCAGCGACACAGCGAGTTCGCGGCGGCCGCTTCCGACTGGCCCCTGCGCACGGCTCTGGCCGCCGAGATCCGGGACCTGGTGGACACCGAGCTGTGGTCCGCGCCGGAACACCGCGCCGGCTGGCTGTTCGCCACCCGGCGCGAGGCCGGGGCGAACCACCCCCGTCTCCTGGCGATCGCGGAGGGACGGGAACGAACGCTCTTCGATCCGGAGGTCCTCGACCCCAGCGGTCGTACCACCCTGGACGGCTGGAGCCCCGGACCCGGCGGAGAGCTGGTCGCCGTGCAGAGCTCGACGGGAGGCACGGAACGGGGCGAGCTCCGTGTCCTGTCCACCCGCTCCGGGCTTCCCGTGGAACCTCCCGTCCGGGGGCTGCGGTACTCCCACATAGCCTGGCTCTCCGACACCGAGGCGCCGGCCTTCTACTACGTCCGCCGGGACAGTGGCAGTGGCGAGCGCGGAATATGGTTGCACCGCGTCTGCTCCGACGAACCCGACGTTCTGGTGCGCTCCTGTGCCGAACCGGGCAGCGTTCCCGGTGTTCGCCTGCTGGGGCAACGGTGGTTGCTGGCCACCGAGAGCCACGGCACCGGCCACAGAACCGACCTGTGGCTCGCGGACATCGGCGCTTCCGGCGGCAACGCGGCCGAGCCGCGTTGGACGACCGTGCACGAGGGACGTGACATCGTCTCCGACGCCGAGCTCGGAACGGACGACCGGCTGTACTTCCGTACGACGTTCGGAGCCGAACGGCGCCGGATATGCGTTGCCTCCCCGCACAGTCCGGACACCGCGCACTGGCGTGAGGTCGTCCCCGAGTCCCCGGACGCGACCCTGGAAGAGTTCACCGTCCTCGGCGCGGGGAAGGACACCGAGCTGCTGGTCACCCGCACCCGTCTGGGCGTCAGTGACCTCACCGTGCACGATCCCCGCGACGGGCGGACACGGCGCCGCGTCACGCTTCCGGGGGCGGGTATGGCGAACGGGCTGACCTCGGCCCCCCAGGGGCGCGCCTACATCCACTATGCCGACGTCACCCGCCAACAGACCGTCCTCGCTCTCGGCGCAGGTGGGTACGAGCCGCACCCGTGGCCGGACAGCTCCCGTGTTCCGCACGGGGAGCCGTTCGAACACCGGGTGTTCTGGTGCCGTTCGGCAGACGGCACCCGCGTTCCGGTCTCCGTGTTCACCCTGTCCTCCCGCGGGGACCCCCGGTCCGGACGACCCACCGTCCTGCACGCCTACGGAGGGTTCGGGCGGCCCCGCCAGTTCGGGTTCAGCGCCACCGTCCTCGCGTGGTTGCGTGCGGGGGGCTCCTACGCCGTCGCTCACGTACGGGGAGGCGGGGAGGGAGGACGCGGGTGGCACGTCGCGGGAGCCCGGCGCAACAAACCCCGCTCGGTACAGGACCTGGTGGCCGCTGCGGACGCCCTGGTGGCCGGCGGTTACTGCGCGCGCGAGCAACTGTGCCTCTCCGGGGGGTCGGCCGGCGGCCTCCTCGTCCTCACCGCCGCCACGTCACGTCCCGACGTGTGCTCGGCCGTCATCGCGCTGGCCCCCCTCGCCGACATGCTCCGCTTCGAACGTCTCGGTCTGGGCAGGATGTGGACGCGGGAGTTCGGCACCGTTGCCGATCCCCAGGACCTCACCGCCCTGTTGTCGTACTCCCCCTACCACCGGGCGTTGGCAGCGGGCGAACGTCGCTATCCCGCCGTCCTCATCAACGGTTTCCACGGGGACACCCGCACCGACGCCGCACACGCGCGCAAGATGTGCGCCGCTCTGCAGCGGGTCGGGTACGGCGGACCGATCCTGTTGCGCTACGAACACGGTGTGGGCCACGGACAGCGTTCTGTCGCCCGGGCTGTCGAACTCGCGGCGGACGCCCACGCGTTCGCCGCGGCACGAACGGGGCTGTCGCCGGACCGGTAGCCGATGCGTGCGGCAGCTCACGCAGATGGGAAGAGAGGTGAGAACAGCAATGGACCAGATCGAGATCGAGGTCGAGGACCTCAGCGAGGTCACGTCGCGGGACATCACCGCGGGCGGCGACAACGACGGCACGGACTCCAGCTCCGATTTCATCTGAGGTTCCCGACTCCCGGCGGCGTGTGGCTGGCGGCATCGCCAGTCACACGCCCGGTACGTGTCCCCCCTCGGAAGGTTTGTGCGTGACCGACCACCTGTTCACTGAGACACTGCGCGCGGCTGTCGGAGACGACCTCCTCACCCGACGACTCTCGGAGGAGGTCGTCTTCGCTGACCTGGGGGCGGAGACCGTGCGCCCGTTGCTGGACTTCACCGCCCTGAGCGACCTACTCACCACGCATACGTTGGAGCCCCCACGGTTGCGGCTGCACAGCGCCGGCTCCCCCGTCCCCGCGGAGCGCTACACGGAACCGGGCACGGCCTCGCCCGCCGGCCGGGGAACGATCCGCCCGGAAGCGCTGTACCGGGAGCTGCGGGACGGCGCCAGCCTCGTTCTGGACAGCGTCGACCGGCTGCATCCACCGGTTCGCGCGGCGGCCGACGACCTCATGCGTATGGTGCGCGAACGGGCCCAGGCGAACCTCTACCTGATCTGGGGAGACTCCTACGGTTTCGACACCCACTGGGACGACCACGACACGTTCGTCGTACAGCTCGCCGGAACGAAATCGTGGCAGGTGCACGGCCAGGGAGACCGCCGCAATCCGATGAAGGAGGACACGGACCATCGCCACGGTCCGCCCGGGGGAACCGTGTGGGAGGGAACCCTGCGTCCCGGCCACGTCCTGCACGTTCCCCGTGGGTGGTGGCACACGGTGAGCGGGACCGGCGACGTCAGTATGCACCTCACCTTCGGTTTCACCCGCACCACCGGGATCGACTGGGTCGCCTCCGTTCTCGAACGGTTGCACGAGGACGAGTTCCTGCGTGCGGACATCCCGCGGTTCTCCTCCGCACAGGAGCGTCACGAGCACCACCGGGAGCTCCTGCGCCGCCTCACGGAGACTGCCGAGCGGCACGGTATCGACGGGTTGCTCAACGAACGTGCCGCGCGTTTCCCGCGCCGGCAGTCGTTCGCGCTGCCGTGGGCGGTGGACGGATCCGAGCCGGAGGAGCACACCGTGGCGGAGTTCGTTCCGGTGGTGTGTCCGCCGCTGGAACGGGGCGGGACGAGTGTCGCCCTCTCCGTGTCCGGACGCCGCTACCGCTTCCCCGCGCGTGTCGAGCCGGTGCTGTCCGAACTCGTCGAACAACGGTCGCTGACGGCGGGGGAACTCGCCGAACGCTCCGGATGCTCGCTGGACACGACCGCGGAGGTCCTGCGTGTCCTGGTGCGCAACCACCTGGTGCTGCTTCGGTGACCTGTCCGGTAACGAAGAGCGACTCCGTGTCCCGTCACCCGGGTGACGGGACACGGAGTCGCTCCGGGAGCGCCGGTCACACGGCCAGCTTGACGTCCCGGGGTTTCGGCTCCGCCATCAGACCGCGAAGCTTGCCCAGGAAGAACATCATGGCGATCCCGCCCAGTACCGCAACACCACCAAGCAGCAGGTAGTAGTCCCCTCCCAGCAGGGGTTGCAGGCGGCTCACCTGGCCACCGACCGCGTCTCCGGCGGAGATGGACAGGAAGAACAGCCCCATCATCTGGGCGTGGAAGGCCTTCGGGGCGAGTTTGGAGGTCATGGACAGTCCGACCGGGCTCAGGCACAGTTCCGCGATCGTCTGCAGGAAGTACACCCCCACCAGCCACATCAGACTCACCTGGACCGAACCGCCCTGCGTGGCGAGGGTAGCCGCGTACATCAGCACGAACGAGAGACCGCACAGCACGAGCGCCACGCTGAATTTCGCGCCGGTCCCCACCCGGTCGCCGAGTTTGCTCCAGACGAAGGCGAACACGCCCGCGAAGACGATCACCATGACGGGATTGATCGCCTGGGTCCATCCGGCTGGTATCGCGAACCCGCCGACGGTCAGGTCAGTGCTGTTCTTCGCGAACAGCGTGAGTGGACCGGCGGCCTGGTCGAATATCATCCAGAAAACGGCCGAGGCGATGAAGAGCCACACGAACGCCTTGAGTTTCACCCGTTCCTCGCCGGTCATGTCGCCGCTTCGGAACACGAACATATAGACGAAGTAGCAGACGGGAACGACGAGGGCGAGCGCGGTCAGGGCATAGGTCACGTTGTCCACCGTCAGCGTCCCGGTGGCAAACGCGACGATCCCGATAACGAGGACCGCTGCGACAACTGCGGTGACACGGGGCTTCAGCGCGGACTTCTCCGCTTCGGAAAGCGGGTTTCCGGGCCGTTCTCCCGCCTTTCCGAGGTTCCCTCTCCCCAGGACGTACTGGATCAG is part of the Haloactinospora alba genome and encodes:
- a CDS encoding LysE family translocator — encoded protein: MPVPEHLYLFVTTLALVLVIPGPDFVLVTRNTLARGKAAGLATAAGTTTALAGYATLAVAGLTVLIASSGTALLVLRVAGACYLSYLGVSALVGVWRAHRAPAPAAERTEPDQRGGAPFWQGVMNNALNPKALAFFVTLLPQFVTPGPEATAQTALLGGIVVAMAATWWLVYVLAIARLADLMRRRRVRQGIELTSGITLTAFGIALALAA
- a CDS encoding Lrp/AsnC family transcriptional regulator, translating into MENTQLDSKDLEILRVLQNDARMTNRDLAAAVGIAPSTCLDRVARLRDAGVITGHALRVSPQALGRPIQAFLSLEVQHSSESMVSLVEHIRAQPETRALYHLAGPDDFLVLVAAADVADLQRLVVEEFTSLTEVTQVRTMLVFQEWDAGPLLPPQR
- a CDS encoding prolyl oligopeptidase family serine peptidase gives rise to the protein MASAGSGTQCSHGRPTAPPTAGTQHGTSAPDPYRWLEEPDSVATREWLRQRHSEFAAAASDWPLRTALAAEIRDLVDTELWSAPEHRAGWLFATRREAGANHPRLLAIAEGRERTLFDPEVLDPSGRTTLDGWSPGPGGELVAVQSSTGGTERGELRVLSTRSGLPVEPPVRGLRYSHIAWLSDTEAPAFYYVRRDSGSGERGIWLHRVCSDEPDVLVRSCAEPGSVPGVRLLGQRWLLATESHGTGHRTDLWLADIGASGGNAAEPRWTTVHEGRDIVSDAELGTDDRLYFRTTFGAERRRICVASPHSPDTAHWREVVPESPDATLEEFTVLGAGKDTELLVTRTRLGVSDLTVHDPRDGRTRRRVTLPGAGMANGLTSAPQGRAYIHYADVTRQQTVLALGAGGYEPHPWPDSSRVPHGEPFEHRVFWCRSADGTRVPVSVFTLSSRGDPRSGRPTVLHAYGGFGRPRQFGFSATVLAWLRAGGSYAVAHVRGGGEGGRGWHVAGARRNKPRSVQDLVAAADALVAGGYCAREQLCLSGGSAGGLLVLTAATSRPDVCSAVIALAPLADMLRFERLGLGRMWTREFGTVADPQDLTALLSYSPYHRALAAGERRYPAVLINGFHGDTRTDAAHARKMCAALQRVGYGGPILLRYEHGVGHGQRSVARAVELAADAHAFAAARTGLSPDR
- a CDS encoding JmjC domain-containing protein, whose amino-acid sequence is MTDHLFTETLRAAVGDDLLTRRLSEEVVFADLGAETVRPLLDFTALSDLLTTHTLEPPRLRLHSAGSPVPAERYTEPGTASPAGRGTIRPEALYRELRDGASLVLDSVDRLHPPVRAAADDLMRMVRERAQANLYLIWGDSYGFDTHWDDHDTFVVQLAGTKSWQVHGQGDRRNPMKEDTDHRHGPPGGTVWEGTLRPGHVLHVPRGWWHTVSGTGDVSMHLTFGFTRTTGIDWVASVLERLHEDEFLRADIPRFSSAQERHEHHRELLRRLTETAERHGIDGLLNERAARFPRRQSFALPWAVDGSEPEEHTVAEFVPVVCPPLERGGTSVALSVSGRRYRFPARVEPVLSELVEQRSLTAGELAERSGCSLDTTAEVLRVLVRNHLVLLR
- a CDS encoding oligopeptide:H+ symporter, whose translation is MRGHPRGLITLAGTEMNERISFYGMRAILVLFLVASVGQGGMGIAEGAATAIVGIYLSMSYFTALPGGWIADRVLGERNAVLVGGIVIMLGHISLAIQLGSFFVWAGLALVCAGTGMLKPNVSAMVGKLYDEEGESESASRRDAGYSLFYMGINLGSAIGLFLVGWVGENVSWHFGFGITAVAMALGLIQYVLGRGNLGKAGERPGNPLSEAEKSALKPRVTAVVAAVLVIGIVAFATGTLTVDNVTYALTALALVVPVCYFVYMFVFRSGDMTGEERVKLKAFVWLFIASAVFWMIFDQAAGPLTLFAKNSTDLTVGGFAIPAGWTQAINPVMVIVFAGVFAFVWSKLGDRVGTGAKFSVALVLCGLSFVLMYAATLATQGGSVQVSLMWLVGVYFLQTIAELCLSPVGLSMTSKLAPKAFHAQMMGLFFLSISAGDAVGGQVSRLQPLLGGDYYLLLGGVAVLGGIAMMFFLGKLRGLMAEPKPRDVKLAV